In one window of Aerosakkonema funiforme FACHB-1375 DNA:
- the kdpB gene encoding potassium-transporting ATPase subunit KdpB, giving the protein MGTIDKQKIRVPGGPRDERKHTPKVDRRGIYQRAIRESFVKLDPRIVVKNPVMFVVWLGTIVTFLVTIDPNLFGTIAADSNQQRLLNGIITFILFFTVLFANFAEAVAEGRGKAQADALRSTRTDTIARKLLPNGKIEEINSTELRRGDLVKVVAGDMIPADGEVTQGIGSVDESAITGESAPVLKQPGSDIASSVTGGTRLLSDELIVRITSDPGQGFIDRMIALVEGAERTKTPNEIALTVLLAVLTQVFLIVVATVPPFAGYIANFISVAFGIDAGNSLRSGASVAILISLLVALIPTTIGGLLSAIGIAGMDRVAQFNVIATSGRAVEACGDVNTLVLDKTGTITLGNRLADEFIPTNGHSMQEVGSVCLAASIFDETPEGRSIVRLAEKLGAKIDFDTSKGEGVEFSARTRMSGTDINGEEYRKGAVEAIKGFVRSRGGQVPAALDQAYERVSRLGGTPLAVCKGNDIYGVIYLKDIVKPGLRERFDQLRRMGVKTIMLTGDNRITASVIAQEAGVDDFIAEATPEDKIDVIRSEQSQGKLVAMTGDGTNDAPALAQANVGLAMNSGTQAAKEAANMVDLDSDPTKLIDLVTIGKQLLITRGALTTFSIANDIAKYFAIIPTIFAAAGIGALNVMGLKSAQSAIVSALIYNALIIPALIPLALRGVQFRPLTADQLLQRNILIYGVGGIIAPFIAIKIIDIILPLS; this is encoded by the coding sequence ATGGGAACCATAGATAAACAGAAAATTCGCGTACCGGGTGGCCCTCGCGACGAACGCAAACATACGCCAAAAGTCGATCGCAGAGGAATTTACCAACGAGCAATTCGAGAATCATTTGTCAAACTCGACCCTCGAATTGTAGTTAAAAATCCAGTCATGTTCGTAGTTTGGCTGGGTACAATTGTCACCTTTTTAGTAACGATCGATCCCAATTTATTTGGTACGATCGCAGCAGATAGCAACCAGCAAAGATTGTTGAACGGTATTATTACTTTCATCCTGTTTTTTACCGTTCTATTTGCTAATTTTGCCGAAGCAGTAGCCGAAGGAAGAGGTAAAGCACAAGCTGACGCACTGCGATCGACCCGCACTGACACGATTGCCCGTAAATTACTTCCCAACGGTAAAATCGAGGAGATTAATTCCACCGAATTACGCCGAGGCGATTTAGTCAAAGTAGTTGCAGGCGATATGATTCCCGCCGATGGCGAAGTAACGCAAGGAATAGGTTCGGTTGATGAATCTGCGATTACCGGAGAATCTGCACCCGTATTGAAACAACCGGGAAGTGACATTGCTAGTTCCGTTACTGGCGGAACGCGCTTACTTTCCGACGAATTAATCGTTCGGATTACTTCCGATCCAGGTCAAGGTTTTATCGATCGAATGATTGCTTTAGTCGAAGGTGCAGAACGAACTAAAACGCCGAATGAAATTGCTTTGACGGTGTTACTAGCAGTTTTAACTCAGGTATTTCTAATTGTAGTAGCTACCGTACCACCATTTGCCGGATACATTGCCAATTTTATTAGTGTTGCATTTGGTATTGATGCCGGAAACAGTTTGCGTAGCGGTGCGAGTGTAGCGATTTTAATTTCACTTTTGGTTGCTCTCATTCCTACTACAATTGGCGGTTTGCTAAGTGCGATCGGCATTGCAGGAATGGACAGAGTAGCGCAATTCAATGTAATTGCCACTTCTGGACGCGCTGTAGAAGCTTGCGGTGATGTCAACACTTTGGTATTAGATAAAACTGGCACAATTACGTTAGGAAATCGCTTAGCAGATGAATTTATTCCGACGAACGGACATTCAATGCAGGAAGTAGGAAGTGTATGTCTTGCTGCAAGTATTTTCGATGAAACCCCTGAAGGTCGATCGATCGTGCGATTGGCAGAAAAACTAGGTGCAAAGATAGATTTTGACACCAGTAAAGGCGAAGGCGTAGAATTTTCTGCTCGTACTAGAATGAGCGGTACGGATATAAATGGAGAAGAATATCGCAAAGGCGCAGTAGAAGCGATTAAAGGTTTCGTGCGATCGCGTGGCGGTCAAGTTCCTGCTGCTTTAGACCAAGCTTACGAACGAGTATCTCGCTTAGGAGGAACACCTTTAGCTGTTTGCAAAGGCAATGATATTTACGGCGTAATTTATCTCAAAGATATCGTCAAACCTGGTTTGAGAGAACGTTTCGATCAATTGCGGCGCATGGGTGTAAAAACCATCATGCTGACCGGAGATAACCGCATTACTGCTTCCGTAATTGCCCAAGAAGCTGGAGTTGATGATTTCATTGCCGAAGCTACTCCTGAAGACAAAATTGATGTAATTCGTTCCGAACAATCTCAAGGCAAATTAGTAGCAATGACCGGAGATGGTACGAACGATGCACCAGCATTGGCGCAAGCAAACGTAGGTTTGGCAATGAATTCGGGAACTCAAGCGGCGAAAGAAGCTGCCAATATGGTAGATTTAGATTCCGATCCTACCAAATTGATCGATTTAGTCACGATCGGCAAACAATTGTTAATAACTCGCGGTGCATTAACCACATTCTCGATCGCCAACGATATCGCCAAGTATTTCGCCATTATTCCTACCATCTTCGCCGCCGCCGGAATAGGTGCATTAAACGTTATGGGATTGAAAAGCGCCCAATCTGCGATCGTTTCCGCATTAATTTATAACGCACTAATCATTCCCGCCCTAATTCCTCTAGCATTACGAGGCGTACAATTCCGTCCTCTCACCGCCGATCAATTACTGCAACGCAACATTTTAATTTATGGCGTTGGCGGTATCATTGCGCCCTTCATTGCCATCAAAATAATCGATATCATCTTGCCACTTTCTTGA
- a CDS encoding potassium-transporting ATPase subunit F has protein sequence MKLIHKQHSIFLPNNTARLLEEATEIWIQWRRQKLPLYLFLGISINLFIAPLVYAATDGGLYRPQSWALGLLGLGVIAISIYLFFVMFVPERF, from the coding sequence ATGAAACTTATTCACAAACAACACTCGATTTTCTTACCAAACAATACGGCTCGCTTACTTGAAGAAGCGACCGAAATTTGGATACAATGGCGCAGGCAAAAACTACCGTTATACCTATTTCTAGGAATCAGCATTAACTTATTCATTGCGCCCTTAGTTTATGCTGCCACAGATGGTGGATTATACCGCCCTCAATCCTGGGCATTAGGATTGTTGGGATTGGGTGTTATCGCAATTTCCATCTATTTATTTTTCGTTATGTTTGTACCGGAGAGGTTCTAA
- the kdpC gene encoding K(+)-transporting ATPase subunit C: MSFAREIGRAIRSTLVLWVITALIYPLFTIAFGQIVFPFQANGSILTNDRGQPVGSALIGQPFTSDRYFNSRPSTTNYSTADPTKDEAGVLKTGVSGASNLAPSNPALLDRIQGKTDPDPTKSIEGDIPRLQKAGIKPTADLIYTSGSSLDPHITPEAAKAQISRIAATRKLDTNQLEILINQNTDGRWLGIFGEPGVNVLKLNLALDKLKPAS, encoded by the coding sequence ATGAGTTTCGCAAGGGAAATAGGCAGAGCAATTCGTTCTACCCTGGTACTTTGGGTAATTACTGCCTTAATTTATCCACTATTTACGATCGCTTTCGGGCAGATTGTTTTTCCTTTTCAAGCAAATGGTAGTATTCTTACTAACGATCGAGGTCAACCAGTTGGATCGGCTTTAATCGGTCAACCATTTACAAGCGATCGCTATTTCAACAGTCGTCCCAGCACCACCAACTATAGCACTGCCGACCCCACCAAAGATGAAGCAGGTGTACTGAAAACCGGAGTTTCTGGTGCGAGTAATTTAGCACCAAGCAACCCTGCATTGCTCGATCGCATTCAAGGTAAAACCGATCCAGACCCCACAAAAAGCATTGAAGGAGATATTCCCAGATTGCAAAAAGCGGGAATTAAACCTACCGCCGATTTGATTTACACTTCCGGTTCTAGCCTCGATCCCCATATCACGCCAGAAGCAGCTAAAGCGCAAATTTCCCGCATTGCAGCAACACGAAAACTCGACACCAATCAGTTAGAAATTCTAATTAACCAAAATACTGATGGGCGATGGTTGGGAATATTTGGAGAGCCAGGTGTTAACGTACTAAAGCTAAATCTAGCTTTGGATAAACTCAAGCCTGCTAGTTAG
- a CDS encoding universal stress protein: MYQPQASSPDSSYIRPARRGKHKIFIGMAPGVGKTFKMLEEGHTLKRNGVDVVIGLLETHGRKETAAKAEGLEMIPRQQISHNGLVLTEMDTDAIIARQPQLALVDELAHTNIPGSQREKRYQDVEVILAEGIDVYSTVNIQHLESLNDLVARITGIVVRERIPDRFLEEADEVVVVDVTPETLEERLREGKIYAMEKVEQSLQNFFQRRNLIALRELALREVADNVEGDAVAEATRTSNGENLEIQNISVHERVLVCVSTEPNSVQLLRRGARIAGYMNAPLYTLFVDNPDRFLTKIEALHVETCERLCREFEGEFLRVSGYNVPEEIAKVAKSYRITQIVLGRSRKSRWKILLRGSFIDNLMRLLPQIDIHIIRTQNK, from the coding sequence ATGTATCAACCACAAGCATCTTCACCAGATAGTAGCTACATCCGTCCGGCGCGTCGCGGTAAGCATAAAATTTTTATTGGTATGGCTCCAGGCGTGGGTAAAACTTTCAAAATGTTGGAAGAAGGACACACGCTAAAGCGAAATGGTGTAGATGTGGTAATTGGTTTGTTGGAAACTCACGGACGCAAGGAAACCGCCGCCAAAGCGGAAGGCTTGGAAATGATTCCCCGCCAACAAATAAGCCATAATGGTTTAGTGCTAACGGAAATGGATACCGATGCTATTATTGCTCGCCAACCGCAGCTTGCTTTAGTGGATGAATTAGCACATACAAATATTCCAGGTTCTCAGCGGGAAAAGCGCTACCAAGATGTGGAAGTTATTTTGGCGGAAGGAATTGATGTATATTCCACAGTTAATATTCAGCACTTAGAAAGTTTGAACGATTTGGTAGCTCGAATTACCGGGATTGTTGTCAGAGAACGTATTCCCGATCGCTTTTTGGAAGAAGCTGATGAAGTAGTTGTCGTTGATGTCACTCCCGAAACTCTAGAAGAACGTCTGCGGGAAGGCAAAATTTATGCGATGGAGAAAGTAGAGCAATCATTGCAAAACTTCTTCCAACGTCGTAATTTAATTGCTTTAAGAGAACTAGCGCTGCGCGAGGTAGCTGATAATGTAGAAGGAGATGCTGTTGCAGAAGCAACCCGCACTAGCAATGGTGAAAATTTAGAAATACAAAATATCAGCGTTCACGAACGGGTATTGGTTTGCGTTTCTACAGAACCAAATTCGGTACAACTTTTGCGGCGAGGAGCTAGAATTGCTGGTTACATGAATGCGCCTCTTTATACGCTGTTTGTTGATAATCCCGATCGCTTTTTAACTAAGATAGAAGCACTTCATGTGGAAACCTGCGAACGTTTGTGCCGAGAATTTGAAGGAGAATTTTTGCGAGTGTCTGGGTATAACGTTCCCGAAGAAATTGCCAAAGTTGCCAAGTCTTACCGCATTACTCAAATTGTTTTGGGAAGAAGTCGAAAATCTCGTTGGAAAATTTTACTGCGTGGCTCTTTTATTGATAATTTGATGCGGTTACTTCCCCAAATTGACATTCATATCATCCGCACACAAAATAAATAA
- a CDS encoding DUF928 domain-containing protein, producing the protein MGVCNKKLLLGQITLHFFLALTIIKSGFADVVNQQSSGSSTLLSQVLELLEYEPPPRGRPEDTEDGGSRGSCDLLAILPTHGYGMTAAEYPTFWFYLKNQPSLSKSMQLQLQDEQQNVVYKTTFELTQSEGIIQFRLPQTAPPLAIGKKYRWILSYGGMNDEIYTSGVIERIALEPEFESQLKQATPRERLYLFAKKRLWYDTLTELNQLRRTNPQDTELNSAWTNLLNSLSRKINCPL; encoded by the coding sequence ATGGGAGTGTGCAACAAGAAACTACTTTTAGGGCAGATTACCTTACATTTTTTCTTGGCTTTAACAATAATTAAATCTGGCTTCGCAGACGTTGTAAATCAGCAATCTTCTGGAAGCAGTACATTGTTATCCCAGGTGTTAGAACTATTAGAATACGAACCACCGCCCAGAGGGAGACCAGAAGATACCGAAGATGGAGGTAGCCGGGGATCTTGCGACCTGTTGGCGATCCTTCCTACTCATGGATACGGAATGACTGCTGCCGAATATCCAACTTTTTGGTTTTATCTCAAAAATCAACCCTCCTTATCCAAATCCATGCAGTTGCAATTACAGGACGAACAACAAAATGTAGTTTACAAAACAACTTTTGAACTAACTCAAAGTGAAGGAATTATACAATTTCGTCTCCCTCAAACTGCACCACCTTTAGCAATTGGTAAAAAATACCGATGGATTCTTTCCTATGGTGGAATGAACGATGAAATATATACAAGCGGCGTCATCGAGCGGATTGCATTAGAACCGGAATTTGAGAGTCAATTGAAGCAAGCAACTCCACGGGAACGCCTTTATCTTTTTGCTAAAAAGCGTCTTTGGTATGACACTTTAACCGAACTAAATCAACTGCGGCGTACCAATCCCCAAGATACTGAACTCAACTCTGCTTGGACTAATTTGTTAAATTCTTTATCCCGCAAAATCAACTGCCCTTTATAG
- a CDS encoding IS4 family transposase: protein MNLIPSFYTQHLKTQLKRAEFLILYILVAMLQQHRRVKLEELANQFPQKILFESRRKKLQRFLSLPHITIEKIWWPLLTNWLTNNFEPNSVLYIAIDRTQWGLVNLIVISLIYDKRAMPIYFEVLPNLGNTNAGKQIEVLSRVMPLLSNYTKIVLGDREFCSVDLAQWLRSQPQTYFCLRLKRNEYIEIAPDIWRQLQELGVMPGLSIYLEGVKLTKSKGFDSANIAAKWKRTYRSKVAEEAWFILTNLADLKAALSAYQKRFGIEEMFRDYKSGGYNLESTGVKDERLISLIILITLAYTRAIISGEKIKRKGVVKYVGRVKEKRRTQRRHSSFYIGLHGYAWVESLDFFHQQTSQLMSLSPHKLPYYQRGRTAEKLIQSTFEL, encoded by the coding sequence ATGAATTTAATACCTTCATTTTACACCCAACACTTAAAAACGCAACTAAAAAGAGCAGAGTTTTTAATTTTATATATATTAGTTGCGATGCTACAACAGCATCGAAGAGTTAAGTTAGAAGAATTAGCCAATCAATTTCCCCAAAAAATCTTATTTGAAAGTCGTCGCAAGAAGTTACAGAGATTTCTGTCGCTACCACACATAACAATCGAGAAAATTTGGTGGCCATTGTTGACCAATTGGTTAACCAATAATTTTGAGCCAAACTCAGTTTTATACATAGCAATTGACCGCACGCAATGGGGATTGGTAAATTTGATAGTTATCAGTCTAATTTATGACAAAAGAGCCATGCCCATCTACTTTGAAGTATTGCCTAACTTAGGCAATACAAATGCAGGCAAGCAGATAGAGGTACTTTCGCGAGTCATGCCCTTATTAAGTAATTATACTAAAATCGTTTTGGGAGATAGAGAATTTTGTTCTGTTGACCTAGCTCAATGGCTCAGAAGTCAACCTCAGACATACTTTTGCCTACGGTTAAAACGAAATGAATATATTGAAATAGCCCCAGATATTTGGCGTCAATTACAGGAATTAGGTGTAATGCCAGGGCTTTCAATTTACTTAGAAGGAGTTAAATTAACCAAGAGTAAAGGTTTTGATTCGGCCAATATTGCAGCTAAATGGAAGCGTACATATCGGAGTAAAGTAGCAGAAGAAGCGTGGTTTATTTTGACTAATTTGGCAGATTTGAAGGCAGCTTTATCAGCCTATCAAAAACGGTTTGGCATTGAAGAAATGTTTAGGGACTATAAGAGTGGTGGCTACAATCTAGAGTCAACAGGCGTGAAGGATGAGCGTTTAATATCTTTAATCATTTTGATTACTTTGGCTTACACCAGGGCCATCATATCTGGCGAAAAAATCAAAAGGAAGGGAGTAGTTAAATATGTGGGTCGCGTGAAAGAAAAACGAAGAACTCAACGCCGCCATAGTAGCTTTTATATTGGTCTACATGGCTATGCTTGGGTGGAATCTCTGGATTTCTTCCATCAACAAACTTCTCAATTGATGTCTTTAAGCCCTCATAAGCTACCTTATTATCAACGAGGTCGTACAGCCGAAAAGCTTATCCAGTCTACCTTTGAGCTATAG